The window AGCACGTCCTGGGAACTCCCGGGCCGCCGGCGTTCCGGAACCTGCCCGCCTTCGCCAAGGGAGCCCGGGAGCGCTACGGCATCGGCCCCGACACGCGCGCCCGCTTCGACGCCTGCCTGGCCGAGGCGACACACGACGAGACCCGGCCACTCCCTCTGACGGCACGCGCCGCCCGCGCCTACTGCGACGTCTGCTTCTTCCACCCCTTCGACGACGGCAATGCCCGGGCGGCCTTCCTCGTACTGCTCTTCGTGCTCGCCCGCGAGGGCGTCGTACTCGACAGCGTCAGCCTGCTCCGCCGCGTCAGCTTCCAGGCCGATGCTCCCCAGGACGCGCTCACCCTCGCCCGCTACCTCGCCCTGCACCTGGAGGAGACGCGCCGCCGTGCCGCCCCGCTCGGCTCCCAGGAGGCTTCTCAGCAGCCCAGTTGACGTGTGCTGCCCGCCGAAAGGGCTCGGCGGTCCGGGCGCAGAGCTGAGTTGGGGTGCGGTCCATGGCATCCGAGAGCGGCATGGCACGTGTCGACCGGAGGTGGGCGCTGGTCGTGACCGCGCTCCTCCTCGGGCAGGTAGCGGTGTACATCCGGTACTTGCCGCACTTCACGGCAGCGTCCAACGCCTGCGCGGACTTGGCCTGCCGGAGCGGAGTGACCGACGCGGTCAACGCCGCCACCTACTGGCAAGTGGGCGGCGCCGCGGCCACGATCGCGGCACTGCTGAAGGCACCGGGTGGACGTACGGCGGCGTGGCGCATCTCCTGTGTGCTCGCGCTGGCGGTGTGCGCCGCCGCCTCCATGCTCCAGCTGGACTGAGCTGGACTGAGCTGGAATGGGTGGGGCTGTGCCGCCTGGGCCACCGAACACCCCATCCGGCTTCGGCGCACGAGTACTTGAGTGCGTGCCGGAGTCGGCGGATTTTTCCCGCGCGTCTGTGCGCGATTCCGCCGGGTTCGCACCTCTATGGTCGGAGTGTGACCACCTGGTTTCCCCCGTTGTCCGAGTACGCCTTCGCCCGGGGCTGCCCCCGCTGTGGAGCGGGCCCCGGCGAGCCATGTATCGCGCCCCGGAAGAACGCCCGACTCGCCCGGGCGGACCACGCCGGCGTCGACGATGAGGCCAGGCGGATGCACGCCCCGCGGCTGGACGCCGCGATCCGGCACTACCACCGCGACGTCGGCAAGGCCCCCCTGCCCGACGCCCGGGTACCCGGCCGGCGATACGACTCCCTGAACCCGGCGTCGGCACCGCGATCGGCACGGGCCGAGGCGGCGGTGGCGGTTCGCCCTCCCGTCGTACGGCCCCTGGCCGATCGGGCCGCCGCCGTCTTCGGCAGGGAATCGGGACGCGTGCGCTGGCCCTACGGGATGCAGCCGCCCGCCCCTCCCCGGACGAGGACGGACGAGGCCCTCGCCCGGTACGAGGCGGCACTCGCGCAACGGCGGGCCGCCCAGGAGCAGATCACCACCTGGGCCGAGTCCCTCGGGCTCCGGCACAGCCAGTTCGGCTGCTGCCCACGCTGGCTGCAGCGGCAGCGCAGCAGCCGCTGCCGGCCATGGGCGTGCACTCAGTACGGCGGCAGCGGCCCGGACCACGACTGGCTCGACCACCTGCTTGCCTGGACCCGGCGGGGAAAACCTGCCGCCATCACCTCCGCTCCCTACAGCGTCGGTGCCCAGGACGCGGCCCGGCTCACCTGGTGGACCGGCGAGGACCCGCGACTGTCCTTCGGCCTCGGCACCGGCTGGTACGGGTCCGGCACGACCCAGATCGTGATGTGGCGCACCGATCTGGTGGCAGCGGCCCCGCTCACGGCCGACGGACCGGACACCGGACCGGACACCGGACCTCAGCGCGCGGCACCGACCGCGGACGTCATCTGAGGACAGGACAGCCCGGGATGCCGGTCCTTGGTCCTGTCCAGGCGGACCAGGAGCAGGTCCGGGTCCTTCGCGGGGGCGAAGCAGGACGCACTCGGCAGTGGACACGCGGACCGACCCGGTCGGCCGATCGGCGCCATCCACACGCACCGGATCCGGTACAGATCTGCGGGGAGGCCGAGGGCCGACGCTGCACACCGTCCGTTCTGAGGAGTATGAGGTCGTCAGAGCGGACGCAGGCCGACCACGACGGTTCATACGGGTGACGACGAAGGGATGCGGACGTGCGGAAGCCGGCGATCATCGAGGCGCCGTCCGTGCTCGGGCTGCGGCCCTCGGGTGTCCAGGACATGCCTGGAGCTCTCCTCGACGCCGGTCTGGCCGAGCAACTGGGGGCGGTGCGGGCCGGCCGGGTCGAGGCATCGGCGTACGACCCGAGGCGGGACGAGACGACGGGGATCCTTAACCCGCACGGCATCGCGCGGTATGCCGCGAGCCTGGCCGACGCCGTCGGCACCGCCTTGGACCGTGGCCTCTTCCCCGTGGTCCTCGGCGGCGACTGCAGCATCCTGCTCGGCAACCTCCTCTGCCTGCGCCGCCGGGGCCGGTACGGCCTGCTGTTCCTCGACGGCCACACCGACTTCTACCAGCCGGCGGCGGAGCCGACCGGCGAGGCGGCCTCGATGGAACTCGCCCTGGCCACGGGCCGCGGCCCCCGACTGCTCACCGACCTCGAAGGCCGCGGGCCACTGCTGCGCGACGAGGACGTCGTCGCGTTCGGATTCCGCGACGCCGCCGAATCCGCCCGGGCCGGAATGCAGCCGCTGCCACCACGGCTGCACACCATCGACCTGGACGGTGTGCGTGCGATCGGCGCCGCCGCGGCGGTGCGCGAAGCGATCGGTCACCTCGGGGGCGAGGGGAGTGCCGGGTTCTGGGTGCACGTCGACGTCGACGTTCTCGACGACGACCTCATGCCGGCGGTCGACTACCGCATCCCCGGTGGGCTGACCTGGCTGGAACTGGAGAGCGTACTGGCGATCGCGCTGGCCGACGAACGAGCCGTCGGCCTCGATGTCACGATCTTCAACCCCCGCCTCGATCCCGATGGGACACTGGCCACCCGCCTCACCGAGTGCCTGTGCCGGGGAATGCGCGGATGAGAGCCGTCCGGTACGCGCGGCAGGCTGTGCGCGGGTGAGTACCGGCTCAAGGGCGGGGTGCGGCCCGCTCGAGTTCGTCGACGGTGCCGGACATGACGGTCCGGATGTGTTCGGTGAGATGCTCTGCCGGCCAGTCCCACCAGGCGATCGCGAGCAGGCGGGCGATGTCGTCGTCGCCGTAGCGGGTACGGATGAGCCTGGCCGGATTGCCGCCGACGATGCCGTAGTCGGGGACGTCGTCGATGACCACGGCACCGGAGGCGATGATGGAGCCGTGCCCGATGCGCACTCCGGGCATGACCATGGTGCCGTAGCCGAACCAGACGTCATTGCCGACGACGGTGTCCCCCCTGGCGGGCAGCTCGGTGAGCAGGTCGAAGTGCTCGGACCAGGAACCGCCCATGATGGGGAAGGGGAACGTGGAGGGCCCGTCCATGCGGTGGTTGGCCCCGTTCATGATGAACCGCACCCCTGCACCCAGGGCACAGAACTTGCCGATGACCAGCTTCTCGGGGCCGTAGTGGTAGAGGACGTTCCGGGTCTCGAACGCGGTCGCGTCGTCCGGGTCGTCGTAGTAGGAATACTCCCCGGCCTCGATCAGCGGCGAGGTCAGCAGAGGCTTGAGCAGCACCACGCGCGGCTGGTCGGGAAACGGGTGGAGCGCGGTCGGGTCCGCGGGCAGACGATTCACGGCAGTCGCTTTCGGTAGGGCAAGGGCCGGCGAGAGCTCCCATTCTGCGCATGCCGCGCGGCGGATCGGAGGCACCAAGGGGAGGGCGAGGCCGTCCCGGGGTCACTTACGCCCGTACGTGCCGAGAGCCGGTCCTGCCGGTCCTGCCGGAGACAGCGGAGCGGAGGGCCTTCCGGAACGGATGGGCCCTCCGCTCGGCGCCACGACTGTTCGGGTGGCAGCGAACTACCACTCCAGGTAGGACGCGGTCGTGATGCTGCTGTCCCCGGGGGCGGTGAGGGCGGTGAGGGCGGCGAGGTTGTCGCGGTAGCGGGAGGAGAGGGTTTCCAGGGTGACGGCCTTGTCGAGGGGCACCCATTCAAGGCCGATCTGACCGGTGTCCTGCTGGGCTCCTCCGACGAGATCGGGGCTGCCGTCCACGGTGCACAGGAAGACGATCTCGACGCGGTGGTAGTTCTCCGTCACCGGCTCACGGTCGCGGATCCACGCTTCCAGGACCCACAGCAGCCGGCCGACGTTCACGGTGAGGCCGGTCTCCTCACGCACCTCCCGGCGAACGGTGTCCGGAAGGAGCTCGCCGGGTTCCTGGCCTCCTCCCGGGAGGAAGTGACCTTCCCGTCCGTTCCATATGTTCCGGGTCAGGAGCACGTTGCCCTCGTGGAGGACGACGGCCTTGGCGGAGTTGCGGATGCGGGTGGGAGCGTGGGCTGGGGTGGGGGCGGATGTGGAGGCGGAGGCGGAGCTGGGGGTCATGTGGTGGTCTCCTTCGCTGTGCGCTGGCCGGGGATGGTCCGGTCATTCTGCAGTTCGAGGAGTTCGCGGAAGAGCCCATCGGCCTTTGACAGTTCGCCGAAAGTGCCTTCCTGGACGACGCGGCCGTGGTCGAGGACCACGATGCGGTCCGCGACGGCGACGTTCGCGAGGCGGTGGGTGACCAGGACCACGGCACGGTCGCGAGCCGCCCGGCGCAGGTTGCTGAAGATGCGGTGTTCGGCACGGGGATCGAGGGCAGAGGTGGGCTCGTCGAGGACGAGGAGCGCGGAGGGGCGGTAGAAGGCCCTGGCGAGGGCAATGCGTTGCCACTGGCCGCCGGAGAGTTCGGCGCCGCCCAGCCACTCGCGGGCCAGCAGGGTGGACAGGCCGGCCCGTAGTTCCTTGACGACTTCGTCGGCACCGGCCGCGGCGGCGGCCTCCCAGATGTCCTTCTCGTCGTCGCTGTGGGGCTGGCCGAGGGTGATGTTGTCGCGGGCGGTCATCGGCCAGCAGGAGAAGTCCTGCGGTACGAGTGAGACGTGCTTCCAGGCCGCGTGCGGGTCGAGTGCCGTGGTGGGACGGCCGTCCCAGGTGACGGTGCCCGAGGTGGGGAGGTGGAGGCGGGTG is drawn from Streptomyces sp. NBC_01232 and contains these coding sequences:
- a CDS encoding CatB-related O-acetyltransferase — encoded protein: MNRLPADPTALHPFPDQPRVVLLKPLLTSPLIEAGEYSYYDDPDDATAFETRNVLYHYGPEKLVIGKFCALGAGVRFIMNGANHRMDGPSTFPFPIMGGSWSEHFDLLTELPARGDTVVGNDVWFGYGTMVMPGVRIGHGSIIASGAVVIDDVPDYGIVGGNPARLIRTRYGDDDIARLLAIAWWDWPAEHLTEHIRTVMSGTVDELERAAPRP
- a CDS encoding zinc finger domain-containing protein — encoded protein: MTTWFPPLSEYAFARGCPRCGAGPGEPCIAPRKNARLARADHAGVDDEARRMHAPRLDAAIRHYHRDVGKAPLPDARVPGRRYDSLNPASAPRSARAEAAVAVRPPVVRPLADRAAAVFGRESGRVRWPYGMQPPAPPRTRTDEALARYEAALAQRRAAQEQITTWAESLGLRHSQFGCCPRWLQRQRSSRCRPWACTQYGGSGPDHDWLDHLLAWTRRGKPAAITSAPYSVGAQDAARLTWWTGEDPRLSFGLGTGWYGSGTTQIVMWRTDLVAAAPLTADGPDTGPDTGPQRAAPTADVI
- a CDS encoding NUDIX domain-containing protein; the encoded protein is MTPSSASASTSAPTPAHAPTRIRNSAKAVVLHEGNVLLTRNIWNGREGHFLPGGGQEPGELLPDTVRREVREETGLTVNVGRLLWVLEAWIRDREPVTENYHRVEIVFLCTVDGSPDLVGGAQQDTGQIGLEWVPLDKAVTLETLSSRYRDNLAALTALTAPGDSSITTASYLEW
- a CDS encoding arginase family protein — protein: MRKPAIIEAPSVLGLRPSGVQDMPGALLDAGLAEQLGAVRAGRVEASAYDPRRDETTGILNPHGIARYAASLADAVGTALDRGLFPVVLGGDCSILLGNLLCLRRRGRYGLLFLDGHTDFYQPAAEPTGEAASMELALATGRGPRLLTDLEGRGPLLRDEDVVAFGFRDAAESARAGMQPLPPRLHTIDLDGVRAIGAAAAVREAIGHLGGEGSAGFWVHVDVDVLDDDLMPAVDYRIPGGLTWLELESVLAIALADERAVGLDVTIFNPRLDPDGTLATRLTECLCRGMRG